The region AAGTTCACCCAATTTTCTGTTGAGCTGGGTTTAATTGCTTGCTGCCAACGCAATTTTTCACTCATGGCCAAAAAAgacgacgacaccggattttctgcgaaaCGCTACCCGCAACGATGTCACTTTAAATGAAACTTTATTTGGACGACATGCACTCACAAATAACTGAAAATCTCTAAGACAGCGATAGCAATAAATGCGTTCGGCAGTGGTTCAGGAGCAGACtacccgccgctcttagccggaCTCAATTTCAACGTGAAAACGAATTTTACAGATACGACGCGCAAGTAGCcacaacattctcgaacaaaatAGAATCGATTCCGCCTGGATTAGATAGTTAGAAATAAAACTGGTAGTATCTTATGTCACAAATTGCTAGTGCCGGGTTCCGGAGGCATAGAGCATGAACAAAGAAATTTTACAAAGCTTTGCGGCAGTATCTTCTCTACGGAGTGTGTCAGAAAACGGAAACCTCCGTAATAGTTTTCCCGTACCTCTGCATCGATGCATGACACAAGATTGGAGCGCTGTGCTTCCGTACGTGATCTTCGCCTATAAGACGAGCATACAAATGACGCCATTCAAGCTCGAGAATGGCAAAAACTTTAACCACAATTGAAGCCACAATATCGAAATACCACCGACCAAGTTAACTTCTTCGTCAGCGCGTGCCAAAACTCTGCTGTGCGTTAAATGACGTCAGTGGTAGACGGCAACCTGTGTTGAATCTCTGCTTTTGTTGATTTTGAGCCTCTCTTATGGGCAACGGCTTGTATACATAGGAGGCGCGCTCCATTTCAGAGTACAGCTGTCAATCAGCTGTCACACTAGCAATTCAGGCGATCAGTAAAGCATAAAGCTCCTTCAAAAGAATCGTTTTTCGGCGTCCTTAAAAATGAAGAAGACACGCGTATTTTTCCTGAAGTGCTGCCTGTTATTCATGCTTTATTTATCGCCAGCACCCGTTGGCCTTACCAGTTAGCCACGTGAGATGTAGACACGTTACGCTCAAAGGACAGTGAGCGCGCGCCCGGCTTCCTAAGCAATTATAGGCTATTATGGTTGTTTAAGCACAATACCTCGAAAGTTTATTGCCACCTTTAATTTGTGGGCGGCTAAGAACATCCAGAATTGGTTCTCTATGAACGCCGTGTGCCGTTGCTGCGCTTGCCACCATCGAGTAACTCTATTGTTTGTGCCCAAAACATCGGTCCGTAAAGACTTCGTACGGCCACACGTAAGGCTGCCTCTGTAATGCCCTAGTATCTTATGGAAGACATGTGCACCCATTGTCAGAAATATGTAGGCAGCCAAAGGGATTCGCTCTCATTTAAGCCATGTCTGAGGGCTGAGAACAAGACTTCTTTTCGCCTTCGGGGGATTCACGAACCCTGACGATTTCAGTGGGCTACGTTGTATGTCAGAAACATTGTGGGGTGCATATATGTGGCAAAGGCTGCACATATAAGCAAACAATCTCAATCTTACTGTCGTCATGAAAGTGCGAAGCAGCCCCTTGCTTCCATCAATTTCAGTTACAATTCGGCTGAACCTGCCGTGTAACAATCAAACCAGCACTTCTTCCCTGGAGCCTGATTTGCCCAATCTTTGCGCTATTTAAATGCAGTAAGAACCTTTTTAATGGAGTAGTTGCCGAGGGCATCTCGGCATGCAGGTATCATGCTGTCCCAGAAGGGTCTCATTAATAATACAGAAAAATTGCGGACATCAAGCAGTGTCCAGCCTATTTTGCGACGTCATACCACGCACACATACACTCATTGCTATAAACGACACCATGGCTTCGGTCGTCCCTAATGAATGAAACGAAAATGATAAAGACGGCGACGAATGCGCAGCGGAAGAGACTGGCAGTCTTAAACTCGAGAACGTgggaagttggtgaagacgacgacatccaaATCACAACGCGATACAACAACACTGGCTGTTTAACACGCAGGATGAGTGGGTGAAggcattaaggcgaaagcctttaatggctcatgctgcaTACATagaattggtttgatcatagaaggttgtggtacaccagggtggccaaatcctgctctggtgagagagtgcgttgtcggttctggttaccgagatcaggccgcactccaggcctgattatgcaattccatcgacacgcggctttttttttaaacccggtggagaattgcgcggcaccaggatttgaaccccggtcctcatgcacgcgaggcggatgttatacctctacgccatcgctgcgttccggacaggccgccattggaatctgaacctggcaacgtctaacgctagaactttagctagtgaggctacactgtaaaaaattttttccaaaaaaaacagacattttctggcagctgtcctgccagaaaatgtctgtacaGTTCTGTTTTCCGTTTTTAAGTTTTtcggttattttacaatgttagaTTTTAATCATTTACCGAAAATCCCTGTAAAATTTCTGTgaaatttcattttctgtttcaaaGCAAGTCTGTGATTTTCAGGTTTTTCTTTCTCAATATTTACTGAAAGCTTGTAAAATGTCAGGGAAATTCATTTTTCTGTttgcagttattctgttattttacagtgtttcttttctgtcatgtacagaaaatctgtgaaattcacttttctgttttcagttattctgttattttacaatgtttcttttctatcatgtacagaaaatctgactGCAAATTGAGTTTAGTTGTCTGTTTTTAGCTCCCTGTTAATTtacacacaattttctttttggcttgcagaaaatatatttgaaattccTGCAATGTTCTGTTTACTATTAGTTGTTcttttattacaatttttttccccgcacaaaatacggtttctgtgcaagcacaagggctcattaaattacaaatacgaTCTTTGCGTCGTTTATGCCAATGAAAGTGTGATATTACATAATTCGTTGCTCGAGGGAAGTTGCGTGAAGTAATTTAAGAATATCTAAATATGAAACGTTTGCACAACACTGATTTTCATCAGTATAGCATTGCCTGAGAACCAAAAGCCAAGCAGCTTGATATGAATGAACACTTTATTAAATCGAAAGTCACATCAGCATCAGCAGTCTTCTATAGCTCGAAGACTATTTCTGAGCCCAACATAATAAAATGTTATACAACACAAGCAACAGAAACAAAAAATCTAAAAGTCATAGTCTTTCAAAGCCGTTGCGAGTGCAGCCACTCTTGGTGACAGGCAGTGCTGCTtcccgccattcttttgcacctttgttcctcttgcaggattaatacctgcaatagccctgaaacaaagagccacgagctatcactaacgaccaggcacaaaaacttaatttttatagttgaaagacaaaaatatattcgttCTACACTTGTACAACCACTCTGACAAGGgcggatgtgttaaaaaaatcagGTCTCATATATGATCCGCTACGTTGTGAGGGGTAaaagctaagtaaaaaaaaacactaatatctTACCTGTTCCCACCCAGAAATAAAACTCTAGGTTTGTGAGGCATCACTTTGCTGCTCAAACCTTCTTTTCAAGCTCCTCATAGCGATAAAGTAGCAAGATTCGTtttatcaacaaccacagatcagcATGACTCACAGGCAGTGCTGGGCGGAAAGAGCATACGATGCTTCTACAATGTCATTGTTTACGAGGCATGTGTTGGAGTTTCCGGTCATACAGGTACCATTGGAAACAGAAGTATCTAGGATGCTACTGAAGTCATTTAAGCACCTTGCTTCTCAGTGATCACCTCATTTTACTACCACATATTGAATGACTTGAGAtcgactttcatctccacaagtgaggtTTTGATCCAGTGGGTAATGATAAAAGTGTCGGACTAGTTCGTAGCTTATGCGCCCTAGGAACTCATAGCCACTACAGTACATGTGGCCCTATGAATGAGGAGGATTTAACGGATAAAACAAGGAGAAACGTGCTTTAATAAAACGTTAGGTCTCTTTTGCCTACCTTGCTACAACGGTTTGCCATGTCAGGACGCACCCCTCTCTCATAAAAAACAGCCTGAAATCCGTACCCCGATTCCATTaccttaagtgtgtgtgtgtgagatgcggcagaaaaagagcgggagagacatttttttccttccgattgatattttatatacagggtgatttttgtcacttttgaagatatgttttaaatacttagctacgtcggtgtggtcttctgagctggactgtacagcaaggcagacattaggtgcctcaaatgtatctgtagttatataattaactttgacttttctatttttcatctcagaagcaaggtaggttatgttgcaaaattgatggtcgtcaacTTTGAATATGAGCTGTTTTTAAATACTCCTAAATGGCAGTATCATTCCAGACACCGACCAACAAAAATACACATACGAAAGCTCGTTGAGTCAGCTTTCCACCATTGCATATTCATAGAAAAATCGCTTCTCGcacttctaatgcatgcagcaagTACAGGCACAGTTATTGTATTTTTATGATGTATAAGTTAACTAGATTTCGGCAAGAATACGATGCGCAGTTACGGCATTGTATAGATAGGTAAAGTGGGCCAGCCAATTGAACAAGCTTTCCTTCGATACTCCGAAATACATTGCCgagtaacaaaatttaaaaataagcctAACCTTCGATGTTGCCAGATAAATTTTGCAATACAACCTTCCCTTTAAAAAGCAGAAATAGTAAAGTTTGTTAGCTAATTTAAGCtgattaatcgtctaattattcatccttatgaggtacataatgtccactttgcagtacaatccagcacaatagaaagcaccggcgcatttctcacactttttaaaatagaaggctgcaaaggttaaaaaaaaacgtttataaTACAGTTGCGTGCTTGTCACTTGCTTTGTTTCTGGTGTTGTGCTTtattataacaaaacaaacaaaatacctgATCTCAGACCTTCACATTTACTAGAATGCATCCTTGTCTGTATGCTCTTGCATTAGCCTTCCAGCAGAACTAATAGACAGCACACAGGCGTGATCCCAAGCTGCTGCTGTACTGTTAACTATAGAGATAAAAGGTTTCTTCATGACGTCTCGCTGTTTGACACATATTTTCAAAAATGAGACTGGATAATGAGGGCATGTTATTACGTCAGTCAATGGtaaatcaattattaatttctTGTACTACAATGTTGCTAAAACTCCCTACCTTAAAGCAAATTTTCTTCGCTGCTGCTCCTATACTACAGCACACTACCAAATATCTTTAGCATTATTGTGTCCCAGTGCTAGTTCAATGCCaagctgaagaaatgccaactTTCACCTCTATAAGCAAACTTCATTGACAGTATGATATTCTCGATGAACACGCACACTGTTCAAAAAGCTTTTCAGTTGAAGTGCATTTTCTTCGCGTACACTCAGTTTAGCAGCGTAGTAACCGCTTTTCTAAATAAGGTTCTGGAAGATTGGCAGACTGCAGTATGCATTTGCACAGGGCGTGCTGTGACGTCAGGCAAGTGTACAGGTGAGTGAACATTGGCTTCAGTTCTTACCTCTGTGTGAATTCCAAGCACAGGCTCGTCTCCTTCTGGTACTGGATGTTAAAAGCAAAATGGGCAAAGAACAGCAGCTTGAAGGCCTCGTCTGGCTTCGATGCATGAAGCACTGGATGGGTGTCCATGCAGATTGTGTATGAATTAGCAGTGAGAAAAGTCCATCCTGGAAAAGAGTTGGAAGGAAGAATTATTATTCGCTTTGTCCTTCTGTTTTCATCATGTCTTTCAGTTACACGTAAAGTCTCTTTATTCAGAGGGGTTGGTCCATCACCATTAGGTTTAGGAGGATAAGTGAATAACGAGGAAGGGATAACGACGAAGATTGCATTGACCTATATATGATAGGCACATCGAGCCAGCAATACTCATTAAGCATTTCAATCAGCGGGAAGTGTCTTTTAATAAATTGCATACATTTGTCTAATAAAATAAAGATTTGCATTTCGGACAAGGTAGCACCATTTAGtgcatttttcagcaatttttttaagaacTGCACCTTTAGTCAGTCATCAGTATCTTACCTTTCGCGCAGATGAAAGGACAGCTTGGCAGATCCCCCAAGTCATCGTCGCTGGCCATCTCCTTCTATGAAAAATCCAATTCACATGTGCATTAGCATTAGGATCAGTCAATGgcatgtaataaaagaaaaatgttgccttAAGTCCTCAACACAGACGCCATTTCACTTAAATATGAGTTACCATTGCGTCGCACGCTAAAACACACCGCAGCAAGTCTGCTGGCTTTGAGGATAAATTTTTGTTTATGGGCAAGGTTGACATAAAACTTCCAGATTTTTCTGTTATCTCAGTACAAATGTTATAAGACGTGGGTAAAACAATCACTGCACTACTGTTATAAAAGGCAGTGCTGACTTGATTATTGGGAGGAATAAATTAATGGGACACTTCACATTGTGCATTAACGTGCGACGactgcaaggaaataatgcaaactACATTTATCAGTTTTTACCTCTGTTAGCTTGTAAAACAGCTCTTTGTCTTCTCCGAAGATTGCGAGCAGTAGTAGTGGCATGGCTTCGTATTCAACTGCCATTGACTTCCTGTTAGTTTTGGCAGCTTCTACTTCTTGGAGACAAGACTTcacacattctttttttacttGGCTGTGTGCGTAACGAAAAACTTGCCGTCCAACAGTCTTTAGTCGGTCATCGAAAGTCTTTGCAACATTTGAGCCTAGCAAGATgtttacgtggttggtcaggtgctttCCCTGAAACCGAAATGGCCGGCTTCGCTCAATGTCTCGAATATTTTTGGATGCATTGATAAGCTGACGTTGTGATGCATAAGTCTCTGACATGAGCTGTGCAACCATGGTCTCATCTGGAAACGCAAGCCTGAACTGCGACAGCAAgtcgtcttttttcttctcctgtgagTCAGCAGTTTCGTCAGATTGAAGCTTTTGTTgccatgccacacacccatatgagtCTCTCTGAATCTTCACTCGTTTGACACTCAAGTCCAGTTCATCGTCCGGTTCGAACTGATGTGGCTGCTCAGAGCTTGGCCTTCGTTTGTTGTTAACACAGTTTTCAAGTTTCCACAAGAGTGTCTCAATACCCGAgccaattactgccccatttagGGTGTCCTCGAATGTCTTCGGGTAATGGCTCACAATTTCAGCTGCGATGGCCCTCAAGATCTTGCGACCTGGCTTCCTGTTTATGGCAAGAATATGGTCACTCACAAGTCGTACCATTTCATTCAAGTCGCTCTTTACTGGACGCTTCCCTTCTTGGCAAGCCTTCATAAGCTGTGGTGGGAAAACCTCCCAAGGTGTAGAAAAGCTTGCACATTGTGAGCTTGTAGGCGATTGAATGTCGTTGGGAGAAAGTGACACTGGTGGGTTGGGCGTAGCCGCTGAGTGAAACCTTTCAAGAAGAATCCTTCTGCTGATGGgctttaaaaattgcaaatcCTCTTCAACCACATACTTCAGATGTTCCAGGGACTCTACACCACATTGCTGCACCTTCTGGACTGTCAGCTCTACAATCTCCTTGTCCAGGGCTGGCAGCCAGTTGGAAATTCGTTGTTCCAACTCCATTGCAGCTATCTGAAACACAGTTCAAACTCCATCAAGTAATCCatgcttcaaaacaaaaacaggataaCTGCAGCGGGCAAGGTTGTACTGGATTAATGGTGTGTTGTCAAGCAAGCTGTCGAGCTCAATGCACTTGATTGGACCGTCATTACTTAAGATGTTAAAATACTGCATTCCTGGTTCATACGATGTACTAacagtttttacaagaaaaaaatgccgcgCATCTTTCGACAGGATCAGCTGTATTTCCCCAAACTTTAGTTCGCCGTTCTGCCGTGACATTACAACTAGCATTTTGCACTCATACAACAGACCCCGAATAGTTGCTTGCTGTGTTAAGAAAATTTCCCCTTCATCAGAAACAACTTCCCGAACTTCGTTCTGAATTTCAGGACTGCAAAGGCTGATCATGAAAGTAGATGCATTGTCGAGAACGTCAGTActgcttcctgtgttcttgtaaGCTTGGAAAAGCTGATGCCGCTGAGATAAAGTCAACGtcaaattcttgaaattttgacaatttctagcacatttcttgaagtagctgtgtttgctctcgcatcgcaTTGTCCACAATCTGATCAGGGGACCAAAGTGCATAATAAGCATTGGATAGTGAAGAAGGTAATGGTGTTTTGGCCTCAATGGAATATTTGGGAACAGAGCTGTTCTGCTTGTCATGTAATCTTCGATGATATCTTGGAGCCTCATAGCCATTGCACTTGTAACTGCTGGCGCAGTAACTAAAAGAACAATTTCTGACAGCAACAGAACCTGCTTCCAGACCTCACTCTCTGTAGACTGAACGGAACCGACTAGGAAGAGGGGAAGAAAACGAACCATATTCCAGTTCTGAATAGCATGGCCTCCAAGTGATTTCTTTACAGGAACCTCACATGGTCTGTCATTGAGGTCGCTGTGCTTAAAAGGAAAGCCACCTATACGGTTATTGAGATCCTCTAGAGAAATCCACTCACAAACCGTGACAAAATATTGTATATACAAAGAAAGGTCGAATGACACTATGCCTTCAAAAAGATCGTGTGCCAAACAAGGGGGAAGCCCTGGTGCACAAACGTCGAAATACTTCAGATCGTTGAACAAAGACCTAAACTTTACTCCCTTTTCTGCACTTAAGGAACTATCGGCTGCTAAGGTTAGGACAGCACTGTTGTAATTGTCGGGTGTTCTCAGCTCGAATACACCTGACAATGCAAGTGGAGAGAAGAGGTCTCTTCTTTCCGCCAAACAAAACCTGCAGATGTGTGTTGCATTGCTAAAGTTTTCAACAAAGCCACCAATTCCATGGCTTCCAAGATTGTCACCGAGGATTGCGCACACTGTGCCAATCAGACGTGTGCCCTTTGTAGTGACGACTGTGCCTGCTTAATTGGGAGACGCCTCGCATGCTGACTTTCAACCAATTAATATAGCAGCACCGTAGATACTAATTTGTACTGTGAACAGCATGCATTTGAATACATAAGCTTGAACACACCTGTCCTGAACATGGTAgaagtcgttttctttttttatactgaaaCCCAAACAGTGCCTTACATAGGAGCTGTTATTTAGGCTTGTTCTCTGATATATGCATCTGTCACGCAAAGTAAATGGATGATCAGTGTTAGCTAGTCCACGTTGTACTTCTATCGTCGCATTTGCTTTGAATACCGCGGCCATGCACTAGTGCGTGATGATTGCGGTTTTATTTTGGCTTAGTTACAGGCTCTCTTGACTGAGCTGCAGCGTGATTGCGGATGCCTTAAGTTAGTATCTACTACTTTACAAAGGCCGGGAGCCTTCCGCTCAGGTTGTGAATGCATTTCTGCCagttttttagcgcgaaagcactaatccggaggttcctaCCCCTAAAATTCTGCTCTTGCTTACTTGTGAAGCAGCTGCATAGGAACACTATAACAGTTAGCCAAGCATAGTGATGACACTGTGCCTATACATGATAGCCATAACCAGGGTCAACCATGACCCGAACATGAGTTAACTTCGAATTTGGTGCCCGGGCCACCGTCAAATTTCAGCATGGTTCACCCAAAAATTGACCTCAGCCAAACTGGACCAAAACTGATTATAAGTAATCAGTTTTATTCAATACAAGTATATTTAGTTCTCTGCAATGTCCAGTTcaagtactgttaatttgattACATTCGGAGAATTTTGGTTATTTAAGTCACTAATTACTCTTCACTAATTAGCGGTCACTAGTCAGGTACTACTAATTGTTAAATTATTATGTCAAGTTCAAGTACTGTTGATTTGGTTGATTTTCTGGTAATTTAATTCCCTAATTGCTTTTGACTAATGAAGGGTCACTTATCAGAGGTCACCATTTCTCCTTTACTACCTCCAGGTCAAATACCGTTCGTCTGATTACATTCGGAGCATTTATAGCCATTTTATTCACTAATTGTTTATCGCTAATTAAGGGTCGGTAATTGTCAGTATTTAGTCCTTTACTACCTCGAGTTCAGGTAGTGTTCATTTCATTGTAATttaagcatgctgtcaagcatctacgccgtttgcaaTTCTGCGCCAGCCTCCGAAGAGAACTGACACGTGCGGGTGACCGACGACCCGTTCCCCGCATAACATGCATCTCACCGTCCAGAACTGTCCGTAATACGTGATATAGTCCAATATGGTAGTCTCATTAGCCGACAAACAGATCAAACAGCATATTCAACATTAAAATTTTCAGATTATAtttcacagccatagcaaaagccgtgtggaatctatttgacgcttatgccgatacagcggcggcgaccaggccgccgagcctactgaggcgaagacatgctccaccgcaatacacgggggagcgcaggccgcgtagcaaccgcaaagctggaaacgaacgatccacctccgggtcgacgttgcttgtcgacagctagGCAAGGGCCAAGACCGCAGCTTTGTTTACTCGAGAAAGTTCGCGTACGCATGCAGAGTCTGAACACTCGTGAGTTCAAAGATACCGTGAGCCGAACGGCCTCCGCTCAGCCGTAGCTCCGCGTGAGCAAGAAGCGATGCCGCTGCATTCGAAACGACAAGCTGGCGCAGGGCTGGAATCTCGCGAGACTGGTTCGGCTCGCGCGAGTGGCCGGTGCGCCGGCCGAATGACGACAGTCGGCGCGGCGGCCAATGCCGCGAGTCGAAGCTCAAGCGAGAACCCGAGCCCTGGCAGATCTCAAATTTAACGCACACACCACGTTAAAACAcgctgcaaagatttcagatagcCTTTAGAGGCAATCGTGAATGCGATGAAAATTAAGGGCTGCGTGGTTGCGGTA is a window of Amblyomma americanum isolate KBUSLIRL-KWMA chromosome 4, ASM5285725v1, whole genome shotgun sequence DNA encoding:
- the LOC144127948 gene encoding uncharacterized protein LOC144127948 isoform X1 — its product is MWLLLMRSCTSQDDFRMKRGLVSSCIDLFVSFGKIAAMELEQRISNWLPALDKEIVELTVQKVQQCGVESLEHLKYVVEEDLQFLKPISRRILLERFHSAATPNPPVSLSPNDIQSPTSSQCASFSTPWEVFPPQLMKACQEGKRPVKSDLNEMVRLVSDHILAINRKPGRKILRAIAAEIVSHYPKTFEDTLNGAVIGSGIETLLWKLENCVNNKRRPSSEQPHQFEPDDELDLSVKRVKIQRDSYGCVAWQQKLQSDETADSQEKKKDDLLSQFRLAFPDETMVAQLMSETYASQRQLINASKNIRDIERSRPFRFQGKHLTNHVNILLGSNVAKTFDDRLKTVGRQVFRYAHSQVKKECVKSCLQEVEAAKTNRKSMAVEYEAMPLLLLAIFGEDKELFYKLTEKEMASDDDLGDLPSCPFICAKGWTFLTANSYTICMDTHPVLHASKPDEAFKLLFFAHFAFNIQYQKETSLCLEFTQRAIAGINPARGTKVQKNGGKQHCLSPRVAALATALKDYDF
- the LOC144127948 gene encoding uncharacterized protein LOC144127948 isoform X2 produces the protein MWLLLMRSCTSQDDFRMKRGLVSSCIDLFVSFGKIAAMELEQRISNWLPALDKEIVELTVQKVQQCGVESLEHLKYVVEEDLQFLKPISRRILLERFHSAATPNPPVSLSPNDIQSPTSSQCASFSTPWEVFPPQLMKACQEGKRPVKSDLNEMVRLVSDHILAINRKPGRKILRAIAAEIVSHYPKTFEDTLNGAVIGSGIETLLWKLENCVNNKRRPSSEQPHQFEPDDELDLSVKRVKIQRDSYGCVAWQQKLQSDETADSQEKKKDDLLSQFRLAFPDETMVAQLMSETYASQRQLINASKNIRDIERSRPFRFQGKHLTNHVNILLGSNVAKTFDDRLKTVGRQVFRYAHSQVKKECVKSCLQEVEAAKTNRKSMAVEYEAMPLLLLAIFGEDKELFYKLTEEMASDDDLGDLPSCPFICAKGWTFLTANSYTICMDTHPVLHASKPDEAFKLLFFAHFAFNIQYQKETSLCLEFTQRAIAGINPARGTKVQKNGGKQHCLSPRVAALATALKDYDF